The proteins below are encoded in one region of Pseudophryne corroboree isolate aPseCor3 chromosome 8, aPseCor3.hap2, whole genome shotgun sequence:
- the LOC134947813 gene encoding brain-specific homeobox/POU domain protein 3 isoform X2 — protein sequence MSEGLRLPFSLYIAYVNYVFVSSIQRNKLQSNIFAGFDETLLRGAEALAAVDIVSQKTHPFKPDATYHTMNSVSCTPTSSTVHLHHPSVLTTHHSHHHHHHHPHHQPSQGLDGDLLDHLNPALTLGGVPGQDIGSTPSHQHAHMSAINHMAHHTQQMNISHNHTLATHTSISCSESETDPRELESFAERFKQRRIKLGVTQADVGSALANLKIPGVGCLSQSTICRFESLTLSHNNMVALKPILEAWLEEAERAQREKMTKPEIFTGGDKKRKRTSIAAPEKRSLEAYFAVQPRPSSEKIAAIAEKLDLKKNVVRVWFCNQRQKQKRMKFSATY from the coding sequence cTTCAAAGCAACATCTTTGCTGGCTTTGATGAAACTTTACTTAGAGGAGCTGAAGCTTTGGCTGCCGTGGATATTGTGTCTCAGAAAACACATCCATTCAAACCGGATGCCACCTACCATACCATGAACAGTGTCTCCTGCACTCCAACGTCTTCTACAGTGCATTTGCATCACCCTTCTGTTTTAACTACCCACCAttctcatcaccatcatcatcatcatcctcaccatcagcctTCACAGGGCTTAGATGGGGACCTTCTAGACCACCTCAACCCTGCCCTCACCTTGGGAGGTGTCCCAGGACAAGATATTGGATCAACACCCTCCCATCAACATGCTCATATGTCTGCCATCAACCACATGGCCCACCACACACAGCAAATGAACATTTCTCATAACCATACCTTGGCAACTCACACATCAATTTCGTGCTCGGAAAGTGAAACAGACCCAAGAGAACTTGAATCATTTGCAGAAAGGTTCAAACAGAGGAGAATAAAACTTGGTGTAACACAGGCCGATGTTGGATCTGCATTGGCCAATTTGAAGATACCAGGTGTTGGTTGTCTCAGCCAAAGCACAATTTGCAGGTTTGAGTCCTTAACATTATCTCACAACAATATGGTGGCCTTAAAGCCCATTTTGGAAGCTTGGCTTGAGGAGGCAGAGAGAGCGCAAAGGGAGAAAATGACCAAACCAGAAATCTTTACTGGGGGAGACAAGAAACGCAAGCGTACTTCCATTGCTGCCCCAGAAAAAAGATCACTAGAAGCTTATTTTGCTGTTCAGCCAAGACCTTCTTCAGAGAAGATAGCAGCTATTGCTGAAAAACTAGACTTAAAAAAGAATGTAGTGCGGGTCTGGTTTTGTAATCAGAGGCAGAAACAAAAAAGAATGAAGTTTTCTGCAACATACTGA
- the LOC134947813 gene encoding brain-specific homeobox/POU domain protein 3 isoform X1: protein MMSMNSKQPFSMHPMLHEPKYASLHTSSEAIRRACLPAPQLQSNIFAGFDETLLRGAEALAAVDIVSQKTHPFKPDATYHTMNSVSCTPTSSTVHLHHPSVLTTHHSHHHHHHHPHHQPSQGLDGDLLDHLNPALTLGGVPGQDIGSTPSHQHAHMSAINHMAHHTQQMNISHNHTLATHTSISCSESETDPRELESFAERFKQRRIKLGVTQADVGSALANLKIPGVGCLSQSTICRFESLTLSHNNMVALKPILEAWLEEAERAQREKMTKPEIFTGGDKKRKRTSIAAPEKRSLEAYFAVQPRPSSEKIAAIAEKLDLKKNVVRVWFCNQRQKQKRMKFSATY, encoded by the exons ATGATGTCTATGAACAGCAAGCAGCCTTTCAGCATGCATCCTATGCTGCACGAGCCCAAGTATGCTTCTCTCCACACTAGCTCGGAAGCCATCCGCAGAGCCTGCCTCCCAGCACCGCAG cTTCAAAGCAACATCTTTGCTGGCTTTGATGAAACTTTACTTAGAGGAGCTGAAGCTTTGGCTGCCGTGGATATTGTGTCTCAGAAAACACATCCATTCAAACCGGATGCCACCTACCATACCATGAACAGTGTCTCCTGCACTCCAACGTCTTCTACAGTGCATTTGCATCACCCTTCTGTTTTAACTACCCACCAttctcatcaccatcatcatcatcatcctcaccatcagcctTCACAGGGCTTAGATGGGGACCTTCTAGACCACCTCAACCCTGCCCTCACCTTGGGAGGTGTCCCAGGACAAGATATTGGATCAACACCCTCCCATCAACATGCTCATATGTCTGCCATCAACCACATGGCCCACCACACACAGCAAATGAACATTTCTCATAACCATACCTTGGCAACTCACACATCAATTTCGTGCTCGGAAAGTGAAACAGACCCAAGAGAACTTGAATCATTTGCAGAAAGGTTCAAACAGAGGAGAATAAAACTTGGTGTAACACAGGCCGATGTTGGATCTGCATTGGCCAATTTGAAGATACCAGGTGTTGGTTGTCTCAGCCAAAGCACAATTTGCAGGTTTGAGTCCTTAACATTATCTCACAACAATATGGTGGCCTTAAAGCCCATTTTGGAAGCTTGGCTTGAGGAGGCAGAGAGAGCGCAAAGGGAGAAAATGACCAAACCAGAAATCTTTACTGGGGGAGACAAGAAACGCAAGCGTACTTCCATTGCTGCCCCAGAAAAAAGATCACTAGAAGCTTATTTTGCTGTTCAGCCAAGACCTTCTTCAGAGAAGATAGCAGCTATTGCTGAAAAACTAGACTTAAAAAAGAATGTAGTGCGGGTCTGGTTTTGTAATCAGAGGCAGAAACAAAAAAGAATGAAGTTTTCTGCAACATACTGA